The Desulfurispora thermophila DSM 16022 genome contains a region encoding:
- a CDS encoding RrF2 family transcriptional regulator — MRLSTKGHYGLKAMFDLAMHYGHQPVPLKTVAERQNISENYLEQLIVLLRKAGLVSSVRGAQGGYRLARPPQEILVGDVIRAMEGPIAPLDCVHEFAPAECDRADCCITRLVWEKVRDSIIAVLDSMTLADMCREAEKMENKC, encoded by the coding sequence TTGCGGCTTTCCACAAAGGGTCATTATGGCCTCAAGGCCATGTTTGACCTGGCCATGCATTACGGCCATCAGCCGGTGCCGCTCAAGACGGTGGCGGAAAGGCAGAACATATCGGAAAACTACCTGGAACAGTTGATTGTATTGCTGCGCAAGGCCGGTCTGGTGAGCAGCGTGCGGGGGGCGCAGGGAGGTTACCGCCTGGCCCGTCCGCCCCAGGAAATCCTGGTGGGGGATGTGATCCGGGCCATGGAGGGGCCCATCGCTCCGCTGGACTGCGTGCACGAGTTCGCCCCCGCGGAGTGCGACCGGGCGGACTGCTGTATCACCCGCCTGGTATGGGAGAAAGTGCGGGACAGCATCATTGCCGTGCTGGACTCCATGACTCTGGCCGATATGTGCCGTGAGGCGGAAAAAATGGAGAATAAATGCTAA
- the nifS gene encoding cysteine desulfurase NifS produces MRRVYFDHSATTPVHPEVASIMYEYLKEHFGNPTSLHYFGRKVRKDVEAARETVARAIGADPAEIVFTSGGTESDNMAIHGAAYANKNRGNHIITSAVEHHAVLNTVKALGKEGFSITILPVDKHGMVSVEDVASAINDKTILITIMHANNEVGTIQPIAEIGKLARERKIIFHTDAVQSFGKIPVNVDELGVDLLSISGHKIYGPKGIGALYIRKGTRWRQTLFHGGAQERLRRAGTENVPGIIGLGKAVELAMAEMESESARLRQLTDRLIAEVTRIPYVELTGHPEKRLPGHASFVFRFIEGESMLLSLDMKGVAASSGSACTSGSLEPSHVLLAMGIPHEVAHGSIRITMGRDNTMEDIDYFLEVMPPIVERLRSMSPLDQETEFAMNSDCAACKVSAACSKVQP; encoded by the coding sequence GTGCGCAGAGTTTACTTTGACCACAGCGCCACCACTCCGGTACACCCCGAGGTGGCTAGTATTATGTATGAATACCTGAAGGAGCATTTCGGCAATCCCACCAGCCTGCACTATTTCGGTCGCAAGGTGCGTAAAGACGTGGAAGCGGCACGGGAAACCGTGGCCCGGGCCATTGGCGCCGACCCGGCGGAAATAGTGTTCACCAGCGGCGGGACCGAGTCCGACAACATGGCCATTCACGGAGCGGCCTATGCCAATAAGAACCGGGGCAATCACATCATCACCTCGGCCGTGGAGCACCACGCTGTTTTGAACACGGTGAAAGCGCTGGGCAAAGAGGGCTTTTCCATCACCATCCTGCCGGTGGACAAACACGGCATGGTCAGTGTGGAAGATGTGGCCAGCGCCATCAATGACAAGACCATTTTGATTACCATCATGCATGCCAACAACGAGGTGGGCACCATTCAACCCATCGCCGAAATTGGCAAACTGGCCCGGGAGAGAAAGATCATCTTCCACACCGATGCGGTGCAGAGCTTTGGCAAGATTCCGGTCAATGTGGATGAACTGGGTGTGGATCTGTTGTCCATTTCCGGGCATAAGATTTACGGCCCCAAGGGCATTGGTGCCCTGTACATCCGCAAGGGCACCCGCTGGCGCCAGACCTTGTTCCACGGTGGGGCCCAGGAGCGCCTGCGCCGGGCCGGCACCGAAAACGTGCCGGGCATCATCGGCCTGGGCAAAGCGGTGGAACTGGCCATGGCCGAGATGGAAAGCGAGTCGGCCCGCCTGCGGCAGCTGACCGATCGCCTGATTGCCGAAGTCACCCGCATTCCCTATGTGGAATTGACCGGGCACCCGGAAAAGCGCCTGCCGGGCCACGCCAGCTTTGTTTTCCGCTTCATTGAAGGCGAGTCCATGCTCCTGAGCCTGGACATGAAGGGTGTGGCCGCCTCCAGCGGTTCGGCCTGTACCTCGGGTTCGCTGGAGCCCTCCCATGTGCTGCTGGCCATGGGCATCCCGCATGAAGTGGCCCACGGTTCCATTCGCATCACCATGGGCCGCGACAACACCATGGAGGACATTGACTATTTCCTGGAAGTTATGCCGCCCATTGTGGAAAGATTGCGTTCCATGTCGCCCCTGGACCAGGAAACCGAGTTCGCCATGAACAGTGATTGCGCAGCCTGCAAAGTGAGCGCGGCCTGCAGCAAAGTGCAGCCTTAA
- the nifU gene encoding Fe-S cluster assembly scaffold protein NifU — MYNEKVMDHFENPRNVGEIPDADGVGQVGNPTCGDIMKIYLKIKDNVIEDVKFKTFGCGAAIATSSMVTELVKGKTIEEALQISNKAVADALGGLPPKKMHCSNLAADALHAAIKDYLEKQGK; from the coding sequence ATGTACAACGAAAAAGTGATGGATCACTTTGAAAACCCGCGCAATGTGGGTGAAATTCCCGATGCCGACGGTGTGGGGCAGGTGGGCAACCCCACCTGTGGCGATATCATGAAAATATACCTGAAAATTAAAGACAATGTGATTGAAGACGTCAAGTTCAAAACCTTTGGCTGCGGGGCGGCCATTGCCACCAGCAGCATGGTCACCGAACTGGTCAAGGGCAAGACCATTGAGGAAGCGTTGCAGATCAGCAACAAGGCCGTGGCCGATGCCCTGGGAGGACTGCCGCCCAAAAAGATGCACTGTTCCAACCTGGCGGCCGATGCGCTGCACGCCGCCATCAAGGACTATCTGGAGAAGCAGGGTAAGTGA
- the mnmA gene encoding tRNA 2-thiouridine(34) synthase MnmA: MTAEQTGKRVVVAMSGGVDSSVTAALLLEQGYEVIGVTMQIWDPGVTEVAGQHVGCCSLAAVDDARRVADRLNIPYYVLNFRQLFAKKVIDYFVDEYLRGRTPNPCIACNRHIKFTALLQKALALEADYVATGHYARIVRSGGRYYLKRAADRQKDQTYVLYNLTQAQLARLLFPLGDYTKPQVRELARRYGLAVAEKPESQEICFIPDNDYPAFIAGRRPDARRPGPFLDLQGNRLGTHRGIAFYTIGQRRGLGIATGQRTYVVEIDPQRNAVVLGPPEAIYAPGLLAGDINLIMYDRLTKPLSVQAQIRYNSKPQPATLYPEGEDVRVVFDRPQRAITPGQAVVFYDGDLVVGGGTIERVLRE; this comes from the coding sequence TTGACCGCTGAGCAAACCGGCAAGAGAGTGGTTGTGGCCATGAGCGGCGGCGTGGACAGTTCTGTCACCGCCGCCCTTTTGCTGGAACAGGGCTACGAAGTGATCGGAGTGACCATGCAAATTTGGGACCCCGGGGTCACCGAGGTGGCCGGCCAGCATGTGGGATGCTGTTCCCTGGCGGCGGTGGACGACGCCCGCCGCGTGGCCGACCGTTTGAACATCCCTTATTATGTGCTCAACTTCCGGCAGCTTTTTGCCAAGAAGGTGATCGATTATTTTGTGGACGAATACCTGCGGGGCCGCACGCCCAATCCCTGCATTGCCTGCAACCGCCACATTAAGTTCACCGCCCTCTTGCAAAAGGCCCTGGCGCTGGAAGCCGATTATGTGGCCACGGGGCATTATGCCCGCATTGTCCGCTCGGGCGGGCGCTATTATTTAAAGCGGGCGGCCGACAGGCAGAAGGACCAGACCTATGTGCTGTACAACCTCACCCAGGCCCAGCTGGCCCGCCTGCTTTTCCCCCTGGGGGATTACACCAAGCCGCAGGTGCGCGAGCTGGCCCGGCGGTACGGCCTGGCCGTGGCCGAAAAGCCCGAGAGCCAGGAGATCTGCTTCATTCCCGATAACGACTACCCGGCCTTCATTGCCGGGCGGCGGCCCGACGCCCGGCGTCCCGGGCCCTTTCTGGACCTGCAGGGCAACCGGCTGGGCACCCACCGCGGTATCGCCTTTTACACCATCGGCCAGCGGCGCGGCCTGGGCATTGCCACCGGCCAGCGCACCTATGTGGTGGAGATCGACCCGCAGCGCAACGCGGTGGTGCTGGGGCCGCCCGAGGCCATATACGCGCCGGGGCTGCTGGCCGGGGACATCAACCTGATCATGTACGACCGCCTGACTAAGCCGCTGTCCGTGCAGGCCCAGATCCGCTACAACAGCAAACCGCAGCCGGCCACCCTTTACCCGGAGGGGGAAGATGTCCGGGTGGTCTTTGACCGGCCGCAGCGGGCCATCACGCCCGGCCAGGCCGTGGTCTTTTACGACGGCGACCTGGTGGTGGGCGGGGGGACAATTGAACGGGTGTTGCGGGAATAA
- the alaS gene encoding alanine--tRNA ligase, which produces MSGKEIRERFLQFFASKQHEIFPSASLIPVNDPSILWTAAGMVPFKPYFTGAAIPPVRRITTCQKCLRTPDIESVGKTARHHTFFEMLGNFSFGDYFKKEAIGWAWEFVTQHLELPADRLWITIYLDDDEAFDIWHNQVGVPAGRIVRMGKDTNFWEIGVGPCGPCSEIYIDLGEERGCGSPECGVGCDCDRFLEIWNLVFIQFFRDEQGNYTPLENKGIDTGMGLERVASVLQGVVSNFDTDLFREIMDFTAGILGTPYGSSPRGDLALKVIADHCRAVTFAVADGALPSNEGRGYVLRRLLRRAVRFGRLLGYQEPFLYRVSGAIIDQMGDVYPELVANREHVTRVVRTEEERFGETLAQGTEILNKMIAGARAEGRTVLSGQDAFRLYDTYGFPLELTKEMAAEQGLGVDEAGFAAAMEEQRQRARSARQETEYISELDALFKEARDTYGESEFVGYQTLQAEGKVLFLVKEGQRADRAAAGEEVYLVLDKTPCYAESGGQVADHAVITTGDVRVEVTEVTRPVEGLIVHKGKVKSGLLKEGDAVQVTVDAARRAAVARNHSATHLLHRALKEVLGEHVNQAGSLVEPERLRFDFTHYAALTPQEMRRIEELVNRAILADLPVEVLETGLEQAKAMGAVALFGEKYGQTVRVVKMGDYSIELCGGTHLQRTSQAGLFKLLGESSVGAGLRRVEAVTGAGALSYLYEKEAQLESIGRLVKAAAHDVVQRVENLVKAHQELEKEAEALRARLARLEVQELLSQVQEVGGVKLLAARATAADMDSLRAMVDLLRDRLGSAVIVLAAPAGERVNLVAAVTRDLTGRGLHAGKLVKEVAAVLGGGGGGKPEMAQAGGKDLSRINEALDKARRIVGEQLKTA; this is translated from the coding sequence ATGTCCGGCAAGGAGATCAGAGAAAGGTTTTTGCAATTTTTCGCTTCCAAGCAGCATGAGATTTTCCCCAGCGCGTCGCTGATCCCGGTCAACGACCCCAGTATTTTGTGGACGGCGGCGGGCATGGTGCCCTTCAAACCCTATTTCACCGGCGCGGCCATCCCGCCGGTGCGGCGCATCACCACCTGCCAGAAGTGCCTGCGCACGCCGGACATTGAGTCGGTGGGCAAGACGGCCCGTCACCACACCTTCTTTGAAATGCTGGGCAATTTCTCCTTCGGCGACTACTTCAAAAAAGAAGCCATAGGCTGGGCCTGGGAATTTGTCACCCAACACCTGGAACTGCCGGCGGACAGGCTGTGGATCACCATCTACCTGGACGACGACGAGGCCTTCGACATCTGGCACAACCAGGTGGGGGTGCCGGCCGGGCGCATTGTGCGTATGGGCAAGGATACCAATTTCTGGGAAATCGGGGTGGGGCCGTGTGGTCCCTGTTCGGAGATATACATCGATCTGGGTGAGGAAAGGGGTTGCGGCAGTCCGGAATGCGGCGTGGGCTGCGATTGTGACCGTTTCCTGGAGATCTGGAACCTGGTCTTCATCCAGTTTTTCCGCGATGAGCAGGGCAATTACACGCCGCTGGAAAACAAGGGCATTGACACGGGTATGGGCCTGGAGCGGGTGGCTTCCGTGCTGCAGGGCGTGGTCTCCAACTTTGATACCGACCTGTTCCGGGAGATCATGGATTTTACGGCGGGCATTCTGGGCACGCCTTACGGCTCCTCGCCCCGCGGCGATTTGGCGCTGAAAGTGATTGCCGACCACTGCCGGGCCGTGACCTTTGCGGTGGCCGACGGGGCGTTGCCTTCCAACGAGGGGCGCGGGTACGTATTGCGCCGACTGCTGCGCCGGGCCGTGCGCTTCGGCCGCCTGCTGGGCTATCAGGAACCCTTCCTGTACCGGGTTTCCGGTGCCATCATCGACCAGATGGGCGATGTTTACCCCGAGCTGGTGGCCAATCGCGAGCATGTAACCCGGGTGGTGCGTACCGAGGAGGAGCGGTTTGGCGAAACCCTGGCCCAGGGCACCGAAATACTGAACAAAATGATTGCCGGGGCCAGAGCGGAAGGGCGGACCGTGTTGAGCGGCCAGGACGCTTTCCGGCTGTACGACACTTACGGTTTCCCTCTGGAGCTGACCAAAGAGATGGCGGCCGAGCAGGGGCTGGGCGTGGACGAGGCCGGTTTTGCCGCGGCCATGGAAGAGCAGCGGCAGCGGGCGCGCAGTGCCCGGCAGGAGACCGAGTATATTTCCGAACTGGACGCTCTGTTCAAGGAAGCGCGCGATACTTACGGTGAGAGCGAGTTTGTGGGCTACCAGACGCTACAGGCCGAGGGTAAAGTGCTCTTTCTGGTGAAGGAAGGCCAGCGGGCCGACCGGGCGGCGGCCGGTGAGGAAGTTTACCTGGTGCTGGATAAAACTCCCTGCTATGCCGAGTCGGGCGGGCAGGTGGCCGACCATGCCGTCATCACAACCGGTGATGTGCGGGTGGAGGTGACCGAAGTCACCCGGCCGGTGGAAGGGCTGATTGTACACAAAGGCAAGGTGAAGAGCGGCCTGCTCAAAGAGGGCGATGCTGTGCAGGTGACAGTGGATGCCGCCCGCCGGGCGGCGGTGGCCCGCAACCACTCCGCCACCCACCTGTTGCACCGGGCGCTGAAAGAGGTGCTGGGCGAGCACGTTAATCAGGCCGGCTCGCTGGTGGAACCCGAGCGCCTGCGCTTCGACTTCACCCACTATGCGGCGCTCACCCCGCAGGAAATGCGGCGCATTGAGGAACTGGTCAACCGGGCCATTCTGGCCGACCTACCCGTGGAGGTACTGGAGACCGGTCTGGAGCAAGCGAAGGCCATGGGCGCGGTGGCCCTGTTCGGGGAAAAGTACGGACAGACGGTGCGGGTGGTGAAAATGGGCGACTACAGCATTGAGCTGTGCGGCGGCACTCACCTGCAGCGCACCTCCCAGGCCGGGCTGTTCAAGCTGCTGGGTGAAAGCTCCGTCGGGGCGGGCCTGCGGCGGGTGGAAGCGGTCACCGGCGCCGGCGCGCTGAGCTATCTGTATGAGAAGGAAGCGCAGCTGGAAAGCATTGGCCGCCTGGTCAAGGCGGCGGCTCACGATGTGGTGCAGCGGGTGGAGAACCTGGTCAAAGCGCACCAGGAACTGGAGAAGGAAGCGGAAGCCCTGCGCGCCCGCCTGGCCAGGTTGGAAGTGCAGGAACTGCTGTCCCAGGTACAGGAAGTGGGCGGTGTGAAGCTGCTGGCGGCCCGGGCCACGGCGGCGGATATGGACAGCCTGCGGGCCATGGTGGACCTGCTGCGCGACCGCCTGGGCTCGGCCGTGATTGTGCTGGCCGCGCCGGCCGGCGAGCGGGTGAACCTGGTGGCGGCCGTGACCAGAGACC